The proteins below come from a single Holdemania massiliensis genomic window:
- the brnQ gene encoding branched-chain amino acid transport system II carrier protein: MKKCSKKNLILLSLTLFSMFFGAGNLIFPPFLGQNAGVQSLPALIGFLITAVGFPVLGIAVVSRFNGLDVLAQKVHAKFGLFFAVLIYLSIGPLLATPRTATLPFEMAIMPLLPEGASTQLSLLLFTAGFFLIAWLLSRNPSKLVDHLGKILTPVLLLLILAVFAAALLHPLGEAALPQPAYASAPLIQGFLEGYLTMDALAALNFGIVVSLNIRALGITDDREVMSTSMKAGCLAGIILAVIYIMLTMLGTSLSSMPIGANGAQTLTLAVTLLFGESGRWVMAFIFLLACMTTCVGLLTSCSEFFSSLTPKINYSKWLLFLTLFALAVSNFGLSTILSISVPVLNMLYPMALILILLGLGDPLYKANRLVYPLTIFSTGIVSVLSQLDSMGFRIPGLTSLLNALPLASQSLGWITIALMMFVVALLAGRRPQRKPR, encoded by the coding sequence ATGAAAAAATGTTCCAAAAAGAATTTAATCCTGTTGAGCCTGACGTTGTTTTCGATGTTTTTCGGGGCCGGCAATCTGATTTTCCCGCCTTTTCTTGGCCAGAATGCCGGGGTGCAGAGTCTGCCGGCGCTGATTGGTTTTCTGATCACCGCGGTGGGATTTCCAGTCCTGGGGATCGCCGTGGTTTCCCGGTTTAACGGATTGGACGTACTGGCGCAGAAGGTTCATGCGAAATTTGGTCTATTCTTCGCGGTTTTGATCTATTTGTCCATCGGTCCTTTGCTGGCTACACCGCGCACCGCAACGCTGCCATTTGAAATGGCGATCATGCCGCTGCTTCCTGAAGGCGCCTCCACGCAGCTTTCATTGTTGTTGTTCACCGCTGGCTTTTTTCTGATCGCCTGGCTCTTGTCGCGCAATCCAAGCAAGCTTGTCGATCATTTAGGCAAAATTTTAACCCCAGTGCTTCTGCTTCTGATCCTGGCGGTCTTCGCCGCGGCTTTGCTTCATCCCCTCGGTGAGGCGGCTCTGCCGCAGCCGGCCTATGCCTCAGCACCGCTGATCCAGGGGTTTCTTGAAGGTTATCTGACGATGGATGCGCTGGCAGCGCTGAATTTCGGTATCGTTGTTTCTTTGAATATCCGAGCCTTAGGAATCACGGATGATCGGGAGGTCATGTCCACCAGCATGAAAGCCGGCTGTCTGGCGGGAATCATTCTGGCTGTGATTTATATCATGCTGACAATGTTAGGAACTTCGTTATCCTCAATGCCGATCGGGGCTAACGGCGCGCAGACCTTAACGCTGGCCGTCACCCTGCTGTTTGGCGAGAGCGGGCGCTGGGTCATGGCCTTCATCTTCTTACTAGCCTGCATGACGACCTGCGTGGGTCTCTTGACCAGCTGCAGCGAATTTTTCTCTTCGCTGACGCCGAAGATCAACTATTCCAAATGGCTGCTGTTTCTGACGCTGTTTGCGCTGGCTGTTTCCAACTTCGGACTTTCAACGATTCTGTCCATTTCGGTTCCGGTATTGAACATGCTTTATCCGATGGCGTTAATTTTGATTTTGCTGGGACTGGGCGATCCGCTGTATAAAGCCAATCGGCTTGTCTATCCACTGACGATTTTCAGCACCGGCATTGTCAGTGTTCTTTCCCAGCTGGACAGCATGGGTTTTAGAATTCCCGGCTTGACCAGCCTGCTCAATGCTCTGCCGCTGGCTTCACAGTCGTTAGGCTGGATTACAATCGCCTTGATGATGTTTGTCGTAGCATTGCTTGCAGGAAGACGGCCGCAGCGAAAGCCGCGCTGA